One genomic window of Undibacterium cyanobacteriorum includes the following:
- a CDS encoding nucleotidyltransferase family protein, translated as MKCLLTESECHAILLDLIYQHDTMMAVLDHAKKLDLSSWAIGAGAIRALVWDELHGMKVPSHVPDWDLIYYDTPSSSDDDAAIRAHMHDAFPQFEWDVVNQAHVHRWLAVHLGRAISPFPDLISAIASWPEIATCVGVSLEESGQVKIHAPYGLQDLFSLCVRRNVACLDREAFAIRRLTKQWERRWSQLVWLDDL; from the coding sequence ATGAAGTGTTTGCTTACAGAGAGCGAATGTCATGCAATCTTATTGGATTTAATCTATCAGCATGACACCATGATGGCGGTGCTTGATCATGCCAAGAAATTGGATTTGTCGTCGTGGGCGATCGGTGCCGGTGCGATTCGTGCCTTGGTGTGGGATGAACTGCATGGTATGAAGGTGCCAAGCCACGTTCCTGATTGGGATCTTATCTATTATGATACGCCGAGTTCAAGCGACGATGATGCTGCGATACGAGCCCACATGCACGATGCGTTTCCTCAATTTGAATGGGATGTCGTGAATCAAGCCCACGTACATCGATGGCTAGCAGTACATTTGGGGCGTGCTATTTCTCCGTTTCCTGATTTGATAAGTGCGATAGCGTCGTGGCCTGAAATCGCAACCTGCGTGGGCGTGAGTTTGGAGGAGAGTGGTCAAGTGAAAATTCACGCTCCATACGGTTTGCAGGATTTGTTTTCTCTGTGTGTGCGACGTAATGTTGCCTGCCTTGATCGTGAAGCTTTCGCAATCAGGCGTCTCACGAAGCAATGGGAGCGGCGTTGGTCACAACTCGTGTGGCTCGATGATCTTTGA
- a CDS encoding cytochrome b — MAIQRLSKLTISLHWIIAATMIVLLAVGIYMAETDAWALYPWHKSFGILIFPVAVARVLWRIKEGWPEPVGDYPRYEQILAKLTHYALLLGTLLMPISGMVFSSMSGHGFELFGIPLAAAHPSPDKPGEVVPVNESLADFAHEAHEVIGWILILAIALHVIGALKHHVIDKDQTLQRMRGKMD, encoded by the coding sequence ATGGCGATTCAAAGACTCAGTAAGCTCACAATCAGTCTGCATTGGATTATTGCGGCGACAATGATCGTGCTCTTGGCGGTAGGCATTTATATGGCGGAGACAGATGCTTGGGCTCTGTACCCTTGGCATAAGTCTTTCGGTATTTTGATTTTTCCGGTCGCCGTGGCGCGTGTACTGTGGCGTATCAAAGAAGGGTGGCCGGAGCCAGTCGGCGACTATCCAAGGTATGAGCAAATCTTAGCGAAGTTGACGCATTATGCTTTATTGCTCGGTACGCTCTTGATGCCGATTTCAGGCATGGTGTTTTCATCAATGAGCGGGCACGGCTTTGAATTATTTGGCATACCCTTAGCGGCAGCGCATCCTTCGCCAGACAAACCAGGCGAAGTAGTTCCGGTAAATGAAAGTTTGGCAGACTTCGCCCATGAGGCACACGAAGTGATAGGTTGGATTTTGATCCTCGCGATTGCTTTGCATGTGATCGGTGCGCTGAAGCATCATGTGATCGATAAAGATCAAACGCTCCAGCGTATGCGTGGGAAAATGGATTAA
- a CDS encoding LytR/AlgR family response regulator transcription factor: MSKPIRYLIVDDEILSQRNLSQAITEQSYWQPLGTASSVPQAREILTQDLPDVIFLDIQMPRESGLSLARELMGRETPPLIVFVTAFDEHAIEAFRLHALDYLLKPINDVHLRQAIDRAEQMLHFQQQAHLAQSLREMFQDEYKNDEPSTEPSKAFWEHISIRSIGRIDRVAVKDIVWVEAQGNYVLLHLRDGRMMYRASMSQLEKHLAPHAFIRTHRSILVRTHEISSLQVLADHSYEAVLKNQVRLPISERHLAKVKQALSQPQ; encoded by the coding sequence ATGTCTAAACCCATTCGATATCTGATTGTCGACGATGAAATTCTGAGCCAACGCAATCTCAGCCAAGCCATCACTGAGCAGTCTTATTGGCAACCGCTTGGCACTGCCTCATCGGTGCCGCAAGCCCGAGAAATCTTGACGCAAGACCTGCCTGACGTGATTTTTCTCGACATCCAAATGCCACGCGAATCAGGGCTGAGCTTGGCGAGAGAATTGATGGGCAGAGAGACGCCTCCCTTAATTGTCTTCGTCACCGCTTTTGATGAACATGCGATCGAAGCCTTCCGCCTCCACGCGCTAGACTACTTGCTCAAGCCCATCAATGATGTACATCTCAGGCAAGCCATCGATCGCGCCGAACAAATGCTGCACTTTCAGCAGCAAGCCCATCTCGCACAATCGCTGCGTGAGATGTTTCAGGATGAATACAAGAACGACGAGCCAAGCACCGAACCCAGCAAAGCATTTTGGGAACACATCAGCATTCGTTCTATCGGACGTATCGATCGCGTCGCCGTGAAAGACATTGTGTGGGTAGAGGCACAAGGAAACTATGTGCTATTGCACTTGCGCGACGGTCGCATGATGTATCGTGCATCGATGTCGCAACTTGAGAAACATCTCGCCCCACATGCCTTTATCAGAACCCACCGCAGCATCTTGGTGCGTACACATGAAATTAGTTCGCTGCAAGTGCTCGCCGATCATAGTTACGAGGCGGTCTTAAAGAATCAAGTTCGCTTACCGATTAGCGAGCGTCATCTCGCAAAAGTCAAACAAGCTCTGAGCCAACCACAATAG
- a CDS encoding alpha/beta hydrolase family protein: MMAPLKSTHTYRSVAASLIGLLNISELSAQTRLEARIETRAKARAEISAQDVQDLIRADGANTRAALYQVTNCKGIAVISHGAGGSESGYSYLAKALQEQAWFTVVPGHRESGIPALRQQMNGKGIKAGLANLITDASAYRGRFMDIEAALAYARQHCHTDTTVLIGHSMGAATTMLLAGAHNKLALQAPSLPFDAYVAMSPQGVGSIFPSHAWSGISKPVMTMTGTKDTELGGLAWETRLDPFKDMQPPCKWSAVIDGATHMSFSGMTRDKQEKELIISTTLHFLDQIKNRQCSLPAVIAGIEIKSK, from the coding sequence ATGATGGCACCTCTAAAATCAACACATACTTACCGCAGCGTCGCTGCTTCACTGATCGGTTTGTTGAACATTTCTGAATTGAGCGCTCAGACCAGGCTGGAGGCAAGAATAGAAACACGAGCCAAGGCCAGAGCTGAGATTAGCGCGCAAGACGTGCAAGACTTGATCCGGGCCGATGGCGCAAACACCCGCGCCGCGCTTTACCAAGTCACCAACTGCAAAGGCATCGCCGTCATTTCACACGGCGCGGGCGGCTCGGAATCGGGCTACAGTTACCTCGCCAAAGCACTACAAGAACAAGCCTGGTTCACCGTCGTTCCCGGTCATCGAGAGAGTGGTATCCCAGCACTGCGACAACAAATGAATGGCAAAGGCATCAAAGCCGGCTTGGCAAATCTAATTACTGATGCCAGCGCCTACCGTGGTCGCTTCATGGATATCGAAGCTGCATTGGCTTATGCGCGTCAACACTGCCATACAGACACCACGGTGTTAATTGGACATTCTATGGGGGCAGCCACCACCATGTTGCTTGCCGGAGCGCACAATAAGCTTGCACTGCAAGCTCCTTCACTCCCCTTCGACGCTTACGTCGCCATGTCGCCGCAAGGTGTCGGCAGCATTTTCCCCAGCCATGCGTGGTCTGGCATCAGCAAGCCCGTCATGACGATGACAGGCACCAAAGATACCGAGCTTGGCGGCTTGGCCTGGGAGACGCGTTTAGATCCCTTCAAAGACATGCAGCCTCCTTGCAAATGGAGTGCTGTGATCGATGGCGCAACGCACATGAGCTTTAGTGGTATGACACGTGACAAACAAGAAAAAGAGTTGATCATCAGCACGACGCTGCATTTCTTAGATCAAATAAAAAACCGGCAGTGTTCACTGCCGGCGGTGATAGCGGGAATTGAAATCAAGTCCAAGTGA
- a CDS encoding ATP-binding protein, with amino-acid sequence MHKPQLNIETEAFLKWRWLATWLPFLMLMGFLVVTEFVVFEERQRQIALRQQALFSHTGEIRVLIESELNSSIHLATGMVSYIQAKNGKYDKQEIQAWMQNLQKSETSIRNIAIAPDNRIQLVAPLEGNESAIGLYYPDNPSQWPAVEKIIRERKPTLAGPFELKQGGVGLAYRVPVYLSGDQYWGLVSTVLKAESVFAKAELRAKDLDIAVALIDQETANGNKPAKQIWSTNNFNDNNALSFRIEVPGRDLALQAQYLNTLENQWYLWGLRILGWITGGIVSVLVLRIVRSYRQQKLATIALSESREQFMRAFTTAPQGMALLGMDGKWLRMNPTLLQLLQFEEIDLQQSNSVDLAAELHTERLLQHWRQQDESSLQYEIPLHRKDGTQIDCIISIALVESKKLVQSYWILQVIDISARIAAEARLQDSAEYTQAILDNVADGIMSIDLQGKVKTINPAGLAIWKMPETQFVRESFIDRLQCHERPQIYEQLQHFLEGCALLRPGQIAPLNFETQITDQYGDKIDIEVSITATERKDHVELIVVVRDISARKRLEIMQSEFVSIVSHELRTPLTSIIGSLKLIDGGVFGKLPVGLEKMVRIGLQNGQHLALIINDILDMDKLAAGKMEFTIDDHALDPLIATAMENNQSYAKQYQVHFDYRSDPALSVRCDAQRFQQIMSNLLSNAAKYSKPEGRIDILGEPIEQDGKPFIRISVRDYGDGIPQQYQDKIFKKFSQVDGSNTRKKGGTGLGLSICKEMVQHMGGSVGFESQEGQGSCFYFYLPTIA; translated from the coding sequence ATGCATAAACCACAGCTCAACATCGAAACCGAAGCTTTTTTGAAATGGCGCTGGTTAGCGACCTGGCTGCCCTTTCTCATGTTGATGGGATTCTTGGTTGTCACAGAATTTGTCGTATTCGAAGAGCGCCAACGTCAAATCGCCCTGCGTCAGCAAGCCCTCTTCAGCCACACGGGCGAGATCCGGGTTTTAATTGAATCCGAACTGAATTCCAGCATCCATTTGGCGACGGGCATGGTGTCCTACATTCAAGCCAAGAATGGGAAATACGACAAGCAAGAAATCCAAGCGTGGATGCAAAATCTACAAAAGTCCGAGACCAGCATTCGTAATATCGCTATTGCGCCCGATAACCGTATCCAGTTAGTAGCGCCACTTGAAGGTAATGAGTCAGCGATAGGGCTGTACTATCCGGATAACCCCAGTCAGTGGCCGGCTGTCGAAAAAATTATTCGCGAGCGCAAACCGACCTTAGCAGGCCCTTTCGAACTCAAACAAGGCGGAGTTGGTTTAGCCTATCGCGTTCCCGTGTACCTCAGCGGCGACCAGTATTGGGGCCTGGTCAGCACAGTTCTCAAAGCGGAATCTGTTTTTGCCAAGGCGGAACTGCGAGCCAAAGACTTAGATATCGCAGTCGCTTTGATCGACCAAGAAACAGCGAACGGCAACAAGCCAGCCAAACAAATTTGGAGCACCAACAACTTCAACGATAACAACGCACTTTCTTTCCGCATTGAGGTGCCTGGTCGAGACTTGGCACTCCAAGCGCAATATCTCAATACGTTAGAGAATCAATGGTATTTGTGGGGGCTAAGGATATTAGGGTGGATCACGGGCGGCATCGTCTCCGTTCTGGTCTTGAGAATTGTGCGCTCCTACCGACAACAAAAACTGGCGACCATCGCCCTCAGCGAGAGTCGTGAACAATTCATGCGTGCCTTCACGACGGCACCACAGGGCATGGCCTTACTTGGTATGGATGGAAAATGGTTGCGCATGAATCCGACATTGCTGCAATTACTCCAATTTGAAGAAATCGATTTACAACAATCGAACAGCGTTGATCTCGCAGCAGAATTACATACCGAACGCTTACTACAACATTGGCGCCAACAGGATGAGTCGAGCTTGCAATACGAAATACCTTTGCATCGAAAAGACGGAACTCAAATTGACTGCATTATTAGTATCGCACTGGTCGAGAGCAAGAAACTCGTACAGTCTTATTGGATCTTGCAAGTGATCGATATCAGTGCTCGTATCGCAGCGGAAGCGCGTCTGCAAGACAGTGCCGAATATACACAGGCGATTTTGGATAATGTCGCTGACGGAATTATGAGTATCGATTTACAAGGCAAAGTAAAGACCATTAATCCTGCGGGTTTAGCGATTTGGAAAATGCCGGAAACCCAGTTTGTCCGAGAGAGTTTTATCGATCGTCTGCAATGTCACGAGCGGCCACAAATCTACGAGCAACTTCAGCATTTTCTTGAGGGCTGCGCATTACTACGACCAGGGCAAATTGCTCCGCTCAATTTCGAAACCCAGATCACCGATCAATACGGCGACAAGATCGATATCGAAGTCAGCATTACCGCCACCGAACGAAAAGATCACGTGGAACTGATCGTCGTCGTGCGCGATATCAGCGCCCGCAAACGCCTAGAAATCATGCAGAGTGAATTCGTTTCGATTGTCAGCCATGAATTGCGAACGCCACTGACATCGATTATTGGATCTCTCAAGTTAATCGACGGTGGCGTATTCGGAAAACTGCCGGTGGGGCTCGAAAAGATGGTGAGGATTGGTCTACAAAATGGCCAACACCTTGCTTTGATCATTAACGACATTCTCGATATGGACAAACTTGCTGCTGGCAAGATGGAGTTCACAATTGACGACCATGCGCTTGACCCATTGATCGCCACTGCAATGGAAAACAACCAAAGTTATGCCAAGCAATATCAAGTTCATTTTGACTATCGCTCGGACCCAGCTTTGTCGGTTCGTTGCGATGCCCAACGATTTCAACAAATCATGTCTAACCTTTTATCCAACGCTGCCAAGTATTCCAAGCCCGAAGGCAGAATCGATATTTTAGGTGAACCGATCGAGCAAGATGGAAAGCCTTTCATCAGGATCTCGGTACGTGATTATGGCGACGGCATCCCGCAACAGTATCAAGATAAGATTTTCAAGAAGTTCTCCCAAGTTGACGGTAGCAACACACGCAAAAAAGGTGGTACAGGATTGGGGCTATCGATCTGCAAAGAAATGGTGCAGCACATGGGCGGCAGCGTAGGCTTCGAATCACAGGAAGGACAAGGTTCCTGCTTCTATTTCTACTTACCTACGATCGCGTGA
- a CDS encoding TonB-dependent receptor domain-containing protein gives MNSFFKLLATAAAVAAAFPSQAQNSQSSQMAANFDTNETVVITAGRQAQVAKDVLADNLVITAEEIARSGATTVVDLLQQQRGIEISRTGGAGSVASIFIRGAGNAQSVVFIDGVRIGASTTGGATWSTIPLAQIERIEVVYGPLSSLYGADAMGGVIQLFTKKDSKAATSNASYGVGSDGLRRWNAGIFSSDAGSFSYALNAARESSDGFSAAKPGAGAYTYNLDKDGYTQKSASGNMTWKFDSDWKLGVTFLQSTLDVQFDAGPSYNDRNQQKLENTAVFLKGKFSSDWQTQLQYARGNDRVFTDASYGKSSAETLQRGWTWQNNISFGRDVLQLIAEKRNEDVTTTTAGVSGERDTNSYAAAYTLKQEAHLATASVRRDQSSQFGSHNTYNLAYGYRLTENLRANVSYGTSFRAPSFNELYYPGYGISTNRPELGKNKEIGFLYDDNVNSFSGVYYDNKVTDLLATANPCPVQQSTHKYGCAYNINKASLSGWTFAASTKLDQLRLRASVDLQDPKDDLTGNRLPRRAKQHATLGADYRWNQWSFGIENVLSGERFDDQANKNRLGGYGLLNLVSSYQFAKNWSVLARWNNIADKKYELARNYNTPGSKFFIALSMGSN, from the coding sequence ATGAACTCTTTTTTCAAACTCTTGGCCACCGCTGCTGCGGTTGCTGCGGCATTCCCATCTCAAGCGCAAAATTCACAATCTTCACAAATGGCCGCAAACTTCGATACGAACGAAACGGTTGTTATCACTGCAGGACGTCAGGCGCAAGTCGCGAAAGACGTATTGGCCGACAATTTGGTGATCACCGCTGAAGAAATTGCGCGCTCCGGTGCGACTACAGTGGTCGATCTTTTGCAGCAACAACGAGGTATCGAAATTTCACGTACCGGCGGCGCGGGGTCGGTTGCCTCAATTTTTATTCGCGGTGCAGGTAATGCGCAAAGTGTGGTGTTCATTGATGGTGTGCGGATCGGTGCTTCGACGACCGGTGGTGCAACCTGGAGTACGATTCCCTTAGCACAGATCGAGCGCATTGAAGTTGTGTACGGACCTTTATCAAGCTTGTATGGCGCTGACGCTATGGGCGGCGTGATTCAACTGTTCACCAAAAAAGATAGCAAAGCAGCGACCTCAAATGCCAGCTATGGCGTCGGTAGTGATGGCTTGCGCAGGTGGAATGCTGGTATTTTTAGTTCTGATGCCGGCAGTTTTAGCTATGCCTTGAATGCTGCACGTGAAAGCAGTGATGGCTTCAGTGCAGCGAAACCTGGTGCAGGCGCGTACACCTACAATCTCGATAAAGATGGCTATACGCAAAAAAGCGCCAGCGGAAATATGACGTGGAAATTTGACAGCGATTGGAAGCTCGGTGTGACTTTTCTGCAAAGCACGCTCGATGTGCAATTTGACGCAGGACCTAGTTACAACGATCGCAATCAACAAAAGTTAGAAAATACAGCGGTATTTTTGAAGGGTAAATTCAGCAGCGATTGGCAAACTCAATTGCAATATGCACGTGGTAACGACCGCGTGTTCACCGATGCTTCTTACGGCAAGAGTTCAGCGGAAACACTGCAACGAGGCTGGACCTGGCAGAACAATATCAGTTTCGGACGTGACGTCTTGCAACTGATCGCGGAAAAACGTAATGAAGATGTCACAACGACTACGGCGGGTGTTTCTGGTGAGCGTGATACCAATTCTTATGCAGCAGCCTACACCTTGAAGCAAGAGGCTCACTTGGCCACCGCAAGTGTGCGTCGTGACCAAAGTTCTCAATTCGGATCTCACAATACTTATAACTTGGCCTACGGTTATCGCTTGACTGAAAATTTACGTGCGAATGTAAGCTATGGAACAAGCTTCCGCGCTCCAAGTTTTAATGAATTGTATTACCCAGGATACGGTATCTCAACCAACCGCCCAGAACTTGGAAAGAACAAGGAAATCGGTTTTCTATACGATGACAATGTCAACAGCTTTAGCGGCGTTTATTACGACAATAAAGTCACTGATTTGTTAGCGACTGCAAACCCATGCCCAGTGCAACAGAGTACCCACAAATATGGCTGCGCTTATAACATCAACAAAGCAAGCTTGTCGGGTTGGACCTTTGCTGCCAGTACCAAACTTGACCAGTTGCGCTTGCGTGCTAGTGTCGACTTGCAAGATCCTAAAGACGATTTGACCGGTAATCGTTTGCCTCGCCGCGCAAAGCAACATGCAACCTTGGGTGCTGATTATCGTTGGAATCAATGGAGTTTCGGCATTGAGAACGTATTGTCGGGCGAACGTTTTGACGATCAAGCCAACAAGAACCGTTTAGGTGGCTATGGTCTTTTGAACTTGGTGAGCAGCTATCAGTTCGCCAAAAATTGGAGCGTACTCGCGCGTTGGAACAATATTGCAGACAAGAAGTATGAGTTGGCACGCAATTACAATACGCCAGGCTCGAAGTTCTTTATTGCTCTGAGTATGGGGTCGAACTAA
- a CDS encoding PilZ domain-containing protein: MALELRRSPRINVTWRGAFRAADGSILPIKVINISDSGILFQCPQPAAITRDYQMMLEIPHIDHIREMYKVPCKVHVLHCILSGDFFRVGVKFVEISELHRDLLAAWVSLTSKLDP, from the coding sequence ATGGCCTTAGAGTTAAGACGTAGTCCTCGTATTAATGTCACATGGCGGGGCGCATTTCGCGCCGCCGATGGCTCTATTTTGCCGATTAAAGTCATCAATATTTCTGACTCGGGAATTTTGTTCCAATGCCCGCAGCCAGCGGCAATCACACGTGACTACCAAATGATGCTGGAAATTCCGCACATTGATCACATTCGTGAGATGTATAAGGTGCCGTGTAAGGTTCATGTCTTGCATTGCATTCTCAGTGGCGATTTTTTCCGTGTTGGCGTCAAGTTTGTTGAGATCTCAGAACTCCATCGAGACCTTCTTGCTGCGTGGGTTTCATTGACGAGTAAGTTGGACCCTTAG
- a CDS encoding ABC transporter ATP-binding protein — protein sequence MLEIKNLVKQFGPQFKAVDDVSLSLQRGVVGLIGHNGAGKTTLMQMIATLSKPTGGTITFQGVDIVKHPDAMRTRLGFLPQDFGVYPNLSALELMQYFAGLKGVRNPGRIRDLLELVNLSEHAHRNAAQFSGGMRRRLGIAQALLNDPDILVVDEPTAGLDPEERLRFRNLLAELGNDKLVIMSTHIVSDVESVASELAIMRKGRLIGFDTPENMIAQARGQIWTVDLDAKQLESLKAEVNVLQAIRQGDQYQVRFAHPRSPLGAAQACEPNLEDALMAQRYSLQEVAHV from the coding sequence ATGTTAGAAATTAAAAATCTGGTCAAGCAATTTGGTCCTCAATTTAAAGCGGTGGATGATGTGAGTTTATCGTTGCAGCGTGGCGTGGTTGGCTTGATTGGCCACAATGGCGCAGGCAAAACGACCTTGATGCAAATGATTGCGACCTTGAGTAAACCGACTGGCGGCACCATTACTTTTCAAGGCGTTGATATCGTCAAACATCCTGATGCGATGCGCACCCGTCTTGGTTTTCTGCCGCAAGATTTTGGTGTTTATCCGAATTTAAGCGCTCTCGAATTAATGCAATATTTTGCTGGTCTGAAGGGCGTTAGAAATCCCGGTCGCATTCGTGATTTATTAGAGTTGGTGAATTTGAGCGAGCATGCGCATCGTAATGCGGCGCAGTTTTCTGGCGGTATGCGTCGTCGTTTAGGAATCGCTCAGGCACTCCTCAATGATCCCGATATTTTGGTGGTTGATGAGCCGACCGCAGGGTTGGATCCAGAAGAGCGCTTGCGCTTTAGGAATCTCTTGGCTGAATTGGGTAACGATAAGTTAGTCATCATGTCGACCCATATCGTTTCCGATGTTGAGAGTGTTGCCAGTGAGCTCGCCATTATGCGTAAAGGACGCCTGATTGGCTTTGATACGCCAGAAAATATGATCGCACAGGCACGTGGTCAAATTTGGACGGTTGATCTCGATGCCAAACAACTCGAATCCTTGAAAGCGGAAGTGAATGTGTTGCAGGCGATACGCCAAGGCGATCAATATCAAGTGCGTTTTGCGCACCCTCGATCACCTTTGGGGGCAGCACAAGCATGCGAGCCGAATCTGGAAGACGCTTTAATGGCGCAACGCTACTCTCTGCAGGAGGTCGCTCATGTCTGA
- a CDS encoding sensor histidine kinase codes for MTASKIVKVLAINLLIWLSICTIGAAGNYQDNLRFANQAHHARSFVEVWLAWLNGHLPLFILSSLLYLSLLWRPRLLANARGVVRTYLVLACLFFPLHMLYIAIPAWQRKTGEHSLAGLIQGVIDHDNFTWFLEFAWFSGTFAVTLAVRIWHLSQSRVIQLQRTEQSNLELRLALEKQRLIILQQQLEPHFIFNALNAISALVRLKESSIALHGIHQLSALLRYALLASKRKFVTLDEEMRFISDYLGLQKLRYGDRLEFQYEGYDDHFDSFAHIACPPLLLQPLIENALRHDLDCHDECGRITIHFSTIESANTNALRLCVHNTRGHQVASNPGTGLGLVQTQERLAALYGSTAHIEVEMQEKYFQVCLTIPLISYDPDETVVDADLISNSASNSNSDSDAKENV; via the coding sequence GTGACTGCATCAAAGATCGTGAAGGTCCTCGCGATCAATTTACTGATTTGGCTGAGCATTTGCACCATAGGCGCGGCTGGCAACTATCAAGACAATCTCCGCTTCGCCAATCAAGCTCATCACGCGCGCTCATTCGTCGAGGTTTGGTTAGCATGGTTGAATGGACACCTTCCCTTATTTATTCTCAGCAGTCTTCTTTATCTTAGCTTACTCTGGCGGCCCCGCTTGCTCGCGAATGCACGCGGTGTCGTCCGCACCTACTTGGTATTGGCGTGTCTCTTTTTCCCTTTACATATGCTGTACATTGCTATCCCGGCATGGCAGCGCAAAACGGGCGAACATTCACTGGCGGGCCTGATTCAAGGAGTCATCGATCATGACAACTTCACTTGGTTTCTCGAATTCGCATGGTTTAGCGGTACCTTCGCCGTAACTCTTGCCGTGCGCATTTGGCATCTCAGTCAAAGCCGGGTGATACAACTGCAGCGCACTGAACAAAGTAATTTGGAACTCCGACTAGCGCTTGAAAAACAAAGGCTCATTATTCTCCAACAACAGCTGGAGCCGCATTTTATCTTCAATGCATTGAATGCCATTAGTGCTTTAGTCAGACTCAAAGAGAGTAGCATCGCCTTGCACGGCATCCATCAACTCAGCGCATTACTGCGTTACGCTTTGCTCGCAAGTAAACGAAAATTCGTCACGCTCGACGAGGAAATGCGCTTTATCAGCGATTATCTTGGCCTACAAAAATTGCGCTACGGTGATCGACTTGAGTTTCAGTATGAGGGCTATGATGATCACTTCGACAGCTTCGCCCATATTGCATGCCCACCTCTACTCTTACAACCGCTGATTGAAAATGCGCTACGCCATGACTTAGACTGTCACGACGAATGTGGTCGCATCACGATCCATTTCAGTACGATAGAATCTGCCAACACAAACGCTCTCAGACTGTGCGTACACAATACTCGAGGCCATCAAGTGGCGAGCAATCCCGGCACAGGTCTTGGCTTAGTACAAACCCAGGAGAGACTCGCGGCACTGTATGGATCGACTGCCCATATCGAAGTCGAAATGCAAGAGAAGTATTTCCAAGTGTGCCTCACCATTCCACTGATTTCGTATGATCCTGATGAGACCGTGGTGGATGCTGACTTAATTTCAAATTCAGCCTCGAATTCAAATTCAGATTCAGACGCAAAAGAAAATGTCTAA